A genome region from Microbacterium sp. CGR2 includes the following:
- a CDS encoding glycosyltransferase has translation MPARVHAIIVARPGSSARAQLLRTLEAVRTQTSPAAAVTLVMCGDATSARESEAIATTVEGIIEARSTTSFAEAVELARPRVLEGSAVWLLAQDTAPHPRALERLSGVLERSPSAAIIAPKLVATDNDREIVSLGVTMTTLGRSVELAAGELDQGQHDGMDDALGADIRGMLIRGEVRDALRPDPALAGADEGLDLGVRARLGGGRVVLAPSARISVSPGGPAALPSSTWRRAYVRRLAQLHRRLAYAPAPTVPLHWLSLLPLALWRSITQLIGKRPEAVIPEWAAAVTAMVRVGAIVRSRARIRAFRASTWASIAPLRVTSLQLRRRLDDGHGSEGGAVSELRFFSGGGAWAVLAALVVSIASFTTVLAWPAIGGGGLLPLRETVAALWDDAAWGLRGVGVDLVGPADPFAALIAVIGTLWPGEPSFILVLLWILALPLAVLGGWFAATRVTDRAGLRIFAGVAWAVAPTFLTALVDGRPSAVLAHLLLPWLFHAAAVAHRSWGAAGAASLFLAAVLACAPSLAPALALLWIIAIGITLAGARFRGAGRLLWLPVPAALLFAPVVLWQLAHGRLLSLLGDPGLIWVGPQASADAVGRHALATGFPTADLGGWTAVVPTEFGAWAPLLFAPLALLALASAVAPRWRAGITLLVVALSGMATAFLAVGVSVSFTQGVPVAIWPGAGLSLAWLGVIGAALVTLDTALTHPRVRLAATAVTAVALVVCAVPALTAFHGGRSVLTNGPESTLPAYVAAQAADDPSISTLVLTPQNDGGLAVEVVRGASETLGAQTAMMSTATAPQGTDITTLSVDIISARAFDAPAELAGHGISYVLLAETAGGEGDKARSLRATAVASIDQRPGFVHAGNTDRGVLWRLEVDPAGPAPLTVAEKATARLVITLQIVAVLAALLLSIPTRASRRAARSRSRIVGRVPEEPLVLPRHAEDREAEDDHAAATNATPVAMVTADEPPRDELPDAPVDRDESGDVVNDEARQDGAEHDEARQDGAEHDEARQDRAEHDEAEEEQR, from the coding sequence ATGCCAGCCCGAGTTCACGCCATCATCGTCGCGCGCCCCGGATCCTCTGCCCGCGCGCAACTCCTCCGCACTCTCGAAGCCGTCCGCACCCAGACGAGTCCGGCGGCCGCCGTCACCCTCGTCATGTGCGGCGACGCGACCTCGGCCCGAGAAAGCGAGGCGATCGCCACCACCGTCGAGGGGATCATCGAGGCTCGGTCGACGACGTCGTTCGCTGAAGCGGTCGAGCTCGCGCGACCCCGCGTGCTCGAAGGCTCGGCCGTCTGGCTGCTCGCCCAGGACACCGCACCGCACCCGCGGGCGCTCGAGCGCCTCAGCGGAGTGCTGGAACGCTCCCCATCCGCGGCGATCATCGCCCCGAAGCTGGTGGCGACCGACAATGACCGTGAGATCGTCTCACTGGGCGTCACGATGACCACCCTGGGACGCTCGGTGGAGTTGGCGGCGGGAGAACTCGACCAGGGCCAGCACGACGGCATGGACGATGCACTCGGGGCCGACATCCGCGGAATGCTCATCCGAGGCGAAGTCCGGGACGCCCTGCGTCCCGATCCTGCCCTCGCCGGAGCCGACGAAGGACTCGATCTGGGAGTGCGGGCGCGACTCGGCGGCGGGCGCGTCGTCCTCGCGCCGAGCGCGCGGATCTCCGTCTCTCCCGGGGGCCCGGCCGCCCTTCCTTCCAGCACCTGGCGCCGCGCGTACGTGCGGCGGCTCGCGCAGTTGCACCGCCGACTCGCGTACGCGCCGGCCCCGACGGTTCCCCTGCACTGGCTCTCGCTCCTTCCTCTGGCGCTGTGGCGCTCGATCACACAGCTGATCGGCAAGCGACCGGAAGCGGTGATACCCGAGTGGGCTGCGGCGGTGACCGCGATGGTGCGTGTCGGCGCGATCGTGCGCTCGCGTGCGCGGATCCGCGCGTTCCGCGCGTCGACCTGGGCGAGTATCGCTCCTCTGCGAGTGACGTCGCTGCAACTGCGTCGGCGACTAGACGACGGGCACGGCAGCGAGGGCGGCGCTGTCAGCGAGCTGCGCTTCTTCTCGGGAGGAGGAGCATGGGCAGTGCTGGCCGCGCTGGTGGTGAGCATCGCCTCGTTCACCACAGTCCTGGCCTGGCCCGCCATCGGGGGCGGCGGCCTGCTGCCACTCCGTGAAACGGTCGCCGCGCTTTGGGACGACGCTGCGTGGGGGCTCCGCGGCGTCGGGGTGGATCTGGTCGGTCCGGCTGACCCGTTCGCCGCGCTCATCGCCGTCATCGGCACCCTCTGGCCCGGCGAGCCCTCTTTCATCCTCGTCCTCCTCTGGATACTCGCCCTCCCGCTCGCCGTTCTCGGTGGGTGGTTCGCCGCGACCCGCGTCACCGATCGCGCGGGTCTGCGTATCTTCGCCGGCGTCGCATGGGCGGTGGCGCCCACCTTCCTCACTGCTCTGGTCGACGGGCGCCCGTCTGCCGTGCTCGCCCATCTGCTCCTTCCGTGGCTCTTCCACGCGGCAGCCGTCGCCCACCGGTCGTGGGGCGCGGCCGGCGCGGCATCCCTCTTCCTCGCGGCCGTGCTCGCCTGCGCACCATCGCTCGCACCGGCGCTCGCCCTGCTCTGGATCATCGCCATCGGCATCACGCTCGCCGGCGCGCGGTTCCGCGGCGCCGGGCGACTGCTGTGGCTTCCGGTTCCCGCTGCGCTGCTCTTCGCGCCGGTCGTGCTGTGGCAACTCGCCCACGGACGCCTGCTTTCGCTGCTGGGCGACCCCGGGCTCATCTGGGTGGGCCCGCAGGCGTCGGCGGATGCCGTGGGCCGCCACGCGCTCGCGACAGGTTTTCCCACGGCCGATCTCGGGGGATGGACTGCGGTCGTTCCGACGGAGTTCGGGGCCTGGGCGCCGTTGTTGTTCGCGCCCCTCGCTCTGCTCGCTCTCGCCTCGGCGGTCGCACCGCGTTGGCGGGCCGGAATCACCCTGCTGGTCGTCGCTCTCTCCGGCATGGCGACGGCCTTCCTCGCCGTCGGAGTCTCCGTGAGTTTCACCCAGGGAGTGCCGGTCGCGATCTGGCCGGGCGCCGGCTTGAGCCTCGCCTGGCTCGGTGTGATCGGGGCGGCGCTGGTCACGCTGGACACGGCGCTCACTCATCCGCGCGTGCGCCTCGCCGCCACCGCTGTCACCGCGGTGGCGCTGGTGGTCTGCGCTGTGCCCGCCCTCACGGCGTTCCACGGCGGGCGGTCCGTGCTGACGAACGGTCCCGAATCGACCCTCCCTGCCTACGTCGCGGCCCAGGCCGCAGACGACCCCTCGATCTCGACGCTCGTGCTCACGCCGCAGAACGACGGGGGGCTCGCCGTCGAGGTCGTGCGGGGGGCGAGTGAGACCCTCGGCGCTCAGACCGCCATGATGTCGACGGCCACGGCTCCGCAGGGCACGGACATCACGACCCTCAGCGTCGACATCATCTCCGCGCGCGCATTCGATGCCCCGGCAGAACTCGCGGGCCACGGCATCAGCTACGTGCTGCTCGCTGAGACGGCCGGAGGCGAGGGCGACAAGGCGCGCTCGCTGCGCGCGACAGCCGTGGCATCGATCGATCAACGGCCCGGCTTCGTGCACGCCGGAAACACCGACCGCGGTGTCCTGTGGCGGCTGGAGGTCGATCCCGCCGGCCCCGCGCCGTTGACCGTCGCGGAGAAGGCCACCGCCCGGCTGGTGATCACGCTGCAGATCGTCGCCGTCCTCGCGGCGCTGCTGCTGTCGATCCCGACGCGCGCGTCACGTCGTGCGGCGCGTTCACGCTCGCGGATCGTCGGTCGTGTCCCGGAAGAGCCGCTCGTCCTCCCGCGACACGCCGAGGATCGTGAGGCGGAAGACGATCACGCAGCCGCGACCAACGCCACCCCCGTCGCGATGGTCACCGCCGATGAGCCTCCCCGCGACGAGCTGCCCGACGCACCCGTCGATCGCGACGAATCCGGCGACGTCGTCAACGACGAGGCCCGGCAGGACGGGGCCGAACACGACGAGGCCCGACAGGACGGGGCCGAACACGACGAGGCCCGACAAGACAGGGCTGAACACGACGAGGCCGAAGAGGAGCAACGATGA
- a CDS encoding DUF5719 family protein, with translation MNGTRAFRVATTGARLVTGVVVAVACVVGVTVGVHAAWPQVTHEPASVEVTPLPGDSVLVCNGDLRALGRDSSAPLDMRSAASPEFTADGTNGAPDVELIDTPDLIDAGEVRLLTGTVEGREVPLIGAAESVSVAADDLAGLAALPCGEPRLESWLVGGSVGTGTSDLVILTNAAEVPTTVTLSVYGTLRSARTVVVAPRTQVALPLTSIAAGNESPVVKVTSVGAPVRAVLQSSLIRVLDPAGIDLQEAVAGAQENVVLAGVQTFAVDGDDADTTVLRLLAPGADAQARISVRPTGSAAPASEFSVPLRADEPADAALSGLEPGTYSVEVEADAPVVAAVRQHDGEGAGADFAWVTPAPEIDSDVLVAIPAGPSPQLQLVNTTETDATVSLEPVGGGDAQEVVVPAGASRSLAVEADTTYRLRPSGTVHGAVSMTAPGALAVLAVQPGAGAEQSITVYP, from the coding sequence ATGAACGGCACCCGCGCGTTTCGAGTGGCGACCACCGGCGCCCGCCTCGTGACCGGCGTCGTCGTCGCCGTGGCCTGCGTGGTCGGCGTCACCGTCGGCGTCCACGCCGCTTGGCCGCAGGTCACCCACGAACCGGCGAGCGTCGAAGTGACTCCGCTGCCGGGCGACAGCGTGCTGGTGTGCAATGGTGACCTCCGTGCGCTAGGACGGGACTCGTCGGCACCGCTGGACATGCGCTCTGCGGCATCCCCCGAGTTCACCGCCGACGGCACGAACGGCGCTCCCGACGTCGAGCTGATCGACACGCCGGACCTCATCGATGCCGGGGAGGTGCGGCTTCTCACGGGCACGGTGGAGGGACGTGAAGTGCCACTGATCGGCGCGGCGGAATCCGTATCGGTCGCGGCGGACGATCTGGCAGGGCTCGCAGCGCTTCCCTGCGGCGAACCTCGACTGGAGTCCTGGCTGGTCGGGGGGAGCGTCGGCACCGGAACCTCGGATCTCGTCATCCTCACCAACGCGGCCGAGGTGCCGACGACGGTGACCCTGTCGGTCTACGGGACTCTGCGGAGCGCGCGAACAGTGGTCGTCGCACCGCGGACGCAGGTCGCCCTGCCGCTCACGTCGATCGCCGCCGGCAACGAGTCGCCCGTGGTGAAGGTCACGTCGGTCGGAGCGCCCGTGCGAGCCGTGCTGCAGTCGTCTCTGATCCGAGTTCTCGACCCCGCGGGCATCGACCTGCAGGAGGCCGTGGCCGGCGCCCAGGAGAACGTGGTGCTCGCCGGCGTCCAGACGTTCGCCGTCGACGGCGACGACGCCGACACGACCGTCCTGCGGCTGCTTGCGCCCGGAGCCGACGCGCAGGCGCGCATCAGTGTCCGGCCCACCGGATCGGCAGCGCCGGCGAGCGAGTTCTCCGTGCCGCTGCGCGCGGACGAGCCGGCGGACGCGGCGCTGAGCGGCCTCGAGCCGGGAACCTACTCGGTCGAGGTCGAGGCGGATGCGCCGGTGGTCGCGGCCGTGCGCCAACACGACGGAGAAGGCGCGGGGGCCGACTTCGCCTGGGTGACTCCGGCGCCCGAGATCGACTCCGACGTCCTCGTCGCGATCCCTGCGGGTCCGTCCCCTCAGCTCCAGCTGGTCAACACCACGGAGACGGATGCGACGGTGTCGCTCGAGCCGGTCGGTGGCGGCGACGCGCAGGAAGTGGTGGTACCGGCCGGGGCGTCACGCAGCCTCGCTGTCGAGGCGGACACGACCTATCGACTCCGACCCTCCGGCACGGTGCACGGGGCTGTGAGCATGACCGCCCCTGGAGCGTTGGCGGTGCTCGCCGTGCAGCCGGGGGCGGGAGCGGAGCAGTCCATCACCGTCTATCCGTGA
- a CDS encoding metallopeptidase family protein, which translates to MPRRRATRAAAAPRRGARHGRHGRLGRSEVVRPPLAPLDGRLDRFDLTVGTAVEFLRGTWPELQEVRFEIGAIPGFDPVDEVPRWHLDRENQRIVLFRLPIERLLPPGHDDTAHRRMAIESAVFRAAAEYVGREPWDLGHDH; encoded by the coding sequence ATGCCTCGTCGTCGTGCCACTCGCGCCGCTGCCGCTCCTCGGCGCGGGGCGCGACACGGTCGGCACGGACGACTCGGGCGCAGCGAGGTCGTGCGTCCTCCTCTCGCTCCGCTCGACGGTCGCCTCGATCGCTTCGACCTCACCGTCGGCACCGCGGTCGAGTTTCTTCGTGGCACCTGGCCCGAACTGCAGGAAGTGCGCTTCGAGATCGGCGCCATCCCGGGTTTCGACCCGGTGGACGAAGTCCCCCGGTGGCACCTCGACCGCGAGAATCAACGAATCGTCCTTTTCCGGCTTCCCATCGAGCGTCTCCTGCCTCCCGGCCATGACGACACCGCACACCGCCGGATGGCGATCGAGAGCGCCGTCTTCCGTGCGGCCGCCGAATACGTCGGCCGTGAGCCGTGGGATCTCGGTCACGACCACTGA
- a CDS encoding DUF3499 family protein, with protein MDERLCSKVGCAREAVATLTYDYGDKMAALGPLGAANDPQAHDLCSPHADRLSVPAGWLVVRHEALRA; from the coding sequence ATGGACGAGAGACTGTGCTCGAAGGTCGGATGCGCGCGAGAAGCCGTGGCGACTCTCACTTACGATTACGGCGACAAGATGGCGGCGCTCGGCCCCCTCGGTGCTGCCAACGACCCGCAGGCGCACGACCTGTGTTCACCGCATGCGGATCGCCTCTCCGTGCCGGCCGGTTGGCTTGTCGTCAGGCACGAGGCCCTGCGCGCCTGA
- the ahcY gene encoding adenosylhomocysteinase, with translation MPELDYRVADLSLAEAGRHQLRLAENEMPGLMALRAEFGSALPLKGARIAGSLHMTVQTAVLIETLVALGAEVRWASCNIFSTQDEAAAAVVVGPDGTVDEPTGVPVFAWKGETLEEYWECTERIFDWSATGFEGPNLILDDGGDATLLVHKGVEFENAGTVPDPALDSAGGQADSREYTIILDVLRRSLAAAPDRWTKVASGLVGITEETTTGVHRLYELAAAGGLLVPAINVNDSVTKSKFDNKYGIRHSLPDGLNRATDVLIGGKVAFVCGYGDVGKGAAEALRGQGARVIVSEVDPICALQAAMDGFQVARLIDVAGEVDIVVTGTGNRDVVTCEHLLALKHLAIVANVGHFDNEIDMAGLEALDGAEKIEIKPQVHEWRMPNGRSVLVLSEGRLMNLGNATGHPSFVMSASFTNQVLAQLELFTNVGAYPTGVHTLPKALDEKVARLHLDALGVQLTTLTDGQAAYIGVPVDGPYKLAHYRY, from the coding sequence ATGCCCGAGCTCGACTACCGCGTCGCCGATCTGTCCCTCGCTGAAGCCGGACGCCATCAGCTCCGGCTGGCGGAGAACGAGATGCCGGGGCTCATGGCGCTCCGCGCCGAGTTCGGCTCTGCGCTTCCGCTGAAAGGCGCGCGCATCGCCGGGTCGTTGCATATGACCGTTCAGACGGCGGTGCTGATCGAAACCCTCGTGGCGCTCGGCGCCGAGGTGCGGTGGGCGAGCTGCAACATCTTCTCGACCCAGGATGAGGCGGCCGCCGCCGTCGTGGTGGGGCCGGACGGGACCGTCGACGAGCCGACAGGTGTTCCCGTCTTCGCCTGGAAAGGGGAGACGCTCGAGGAATACTGGGAGTGCACCGAGCGCATCTTCGACTGGTCCGCCACCGGCTTCGAAGGACCGAACCTCATCCTCGACGACGGCGGCGATGCCACCCTCCTGGTGCACAAGGGTGTGGAATTCGAGAATGCCGGAACCGTACCCGATCCTGCCCTCGACTCAGCGGGCGGTCAAGCGGACTCCCGGGAGTACACGATCATCCTCGACGTCCTGCGCCGTTCGCTGGCTGCAGCGCCGGACCGCTGGACCAAGGTCGCCTCCGGCCTCGTCGGGATCACGGAGGAGACGACGACCGGCGTCCATCGGCTGTACGAGCTCGCCGCGGCCGGCGGGCTGCTCGTTCCCGCCATCAACGTCAACGACTCGGTCACGAAGAGCAAGTTCGACAACAAGTACGGCATCCGTCACTCGCTGCCCGACGGGCTCAACCGTGCCACGGACGTCTTGATCGGCGGCAAGGTCGCTTTCGTCTGCGGGTACGGCGACGTCGGCAAGGGCGCGGCCGAGGCTCTGCGGGGCCAAGGCGCCCGCGTCATCGTCAGCGAGGTGGACCCGATCTGCGCGCTGCAGGCGGCCATGGACGGATTCCAGGTGGCGCGTCTGATCGACGTCGCCGGCGAGGTCGACATCGTGGTGACGGGAACCGGCAACCGCGACGTCGTCACCTGCGAGCACCTGCTGGCATTGAAGCACCTCGCGATCGTCGCCAACGTCGGTCATTTCGACAACGAGATCGACATGGCGGGCCTCGAGGCGCTGGATGGTGCGGAGAAGATCGAGATCAAGCCGCAGGTGCACGAGTGGCGGATGCCGAACGGGCGGAGCGTCCTGGTGCTCAGCGAAGGGCGGCTGATGAATCTGGGCAACGCCACGGGACATCCGTCTTTCGTGATGAGTGCGTCGTTCACCAATCAGGTGCTCGCGCAGCTGGAGCTGTTCACGAACGTCGGCGCGTACCCGACCGGGGTGCACACGCTGCCGAAGGCTCTCGACGAGAAGGTGGCGCGCCTGCACCTGGATGCTCTCGGGGTGCAGTTGACGACTCTGACGGACGGTCAAGCGGCGTACATCGGGGTTCCGGTCGACGGCCCCTACAAGCTGGCACACTACCGCTACTGA
- a CDS encoding RDD family protein, whose product MSVQIDASDEVLSGEAVAIDVQPVGFLLRAVGALIDMLLGFAVFILWIFLRIWLLDAGILDDATDRIATVSALVVSFVVLPITMEVALKGRSLGKLAVGGRIVRVDGGAAGFRHAFIRALLGVLEIYMTLGGIAVLTGAFNARSQRLGDLVAGTYSQRVRTPKLVSLAPVLPPMLAGWAEIADVARLPDRLARRISQFLQSAPRMIPSARARVAQDLLTEATPYVSPMPQAPPEAVLVGITVLRRERESRALANSDRRAEKLTGRRIGV is encoded by the coding sequence ATGTCCGTCCAGATCGATGCGTCCGATGAGGTGCTCTCCGGTGAGGCCGTCGCCATCGACGTGCAGCCGGTCGGGTTCCTCCTCCGAGCCGTCGGCGCACTGATCGACATGCTGCTCGGCTTCGCCGTCTTCATCCTGTGGATCTTCCTCCGTATCTGGCTCCTCGACGCCGGCATCCTGGACGACGCCACCGACCGCATCGCGACCGTGTCCGCGCTGGTGGTCAGTTTCGTCGTGCTGCCGATCACGATGGAGGTGGCGCTGAAGGGGCGCAGCCTGGGCAAGCTGGCCGTTGGCGGGCGCATCGTCCGTGTGGACGGGGGCGCTGCGGGTTTCCGCCACGCATTCATCCGCGCTCTTCTCGGTGTGCTGGAGATCTATATGACCCTCGGCGGGATCGCGGTGCTCACGGGAGCATTCAACGCGCGATCCCAGCGTCTCGGCGATCTGGTCGCCGGCACCTACAGCCAGCGGGTCCGCACCCCGAAGCTCGTCTCGCTCGCGCCCGTGCTTCCGCCGATGCTCGCAGGATGGGCCGAGATCGCGGATGTCGCACGCCTTCCCGACAGGCTCGCACGACGCATCTCCCAGTTCCTGCAGAGCGCGCCACGCATGATCCCCTCAGCGCGCGCCAGGGTGGCCCAGGATCTGCTCACCGAAGCGACTCCCTACGTGTCGCCGATGCCCCAGGCGCCTCCGGAAGCGGTGCTGGTGGGGATCACCGTTCTTCGCAGGGAGCGGGAGAGCCGCGCGTTGGCGAACTCCGACCGTCGCGCCGAGAAGCTCACCGGCCGCCGCATCGGCGTCTGA
- a CDS encoding stage II sporulation protein M, which translates to MDADALTDARRSEWERLEELSRARLDGAGVDELIVRYRAASADLAELKTSIGDSPQGDYLSTILVRARLRLTGAADSILTQTGRFFRRQLPAALYRLRWTTLIIAVAFVAIAVGTAAWIASDPALIATLGPPDALEQYADESFTGYYTENPAAVFMGMVWTNNAWIAMQCVLFGVTGIWPIYMLVQNAFGLGVSGAVMAAHDRADVMVLYILPHGMLELTCIFVAAAAGLHVFWAWVAPGPRSRGEALAEQGRALATVAIGLVFALFLAGLVEGFVTGWALPWPVKIGIGAAALAVFLIYMLVAGGRAHRLGETGDLVEYEAGTPRLVAG; encoded by the coding sequence GTGGATGCCGATGCGCTGACTGATGCTCGCCGCTCCGAATGGGAGCGACTGGAGGAACTCAGCCGCGCCCGGCTCGACGGGGCGGGAGTCGATGAGCTCATCGTCCGCTATCGGGCCGCGTCCGCCGACCTCGCAGAACTCAAGACGTCGATCGGGGATTCCCCGCAGGGCGATTACCTCTCCACCATCCTGGTGCGAGCTCGTCTTCGTCTCACGGGCGCGGCAGACAGCATCCTGACGCAGACCGGTCGCTTCTTCCGCCGGCAGCTTCCGGCTGCCCTCTACCGACTGCGGTGGACGACGCTCATCATCGCTGTGGCGTTCGTCGCGATCGCGGTCGGCACCGCCGCCTGGATCGCGAGTGATCCCGCACTGATCGCGACCCTCGGCCCGCCGGACGCGTTGGAGCAGTATGCCGACGAGAGCTTCACCGGCTACTACACGGAGAATCCGGCGGCGGTCTTCATGGGCATGGTCTGGACCAACAACGCCTGGATCGCGATGCAGTGCGTGCTCTTCGGCGTCACCGGCATCTGGCCGATCTACATGCTCGTTCAGAATGCCTTCGGTCTCGGCGTCTCCGGCGCGGTGATGGCGGCGCACGACCGCGCTGACGTCATGGTGCTGTACATCCTTCCGCACGGCATGCTCGAGCTGACATGCATCTTCGTGGCCGCGGCGGCGGGTCTGCATGTGTTCTGGGCGTGGGTGGCGCCAGGGCCGCGCTCAAGGGGAGAGGCGCTCGCCGAGCAGGGAAGGGCACTCGCCACGGTGGCGATCGGTCTGGTCTTCGCGTTGTTCCTCGCGGGACTCGTCGAAGGCTTCGTCACCGGATGGGCGCTGCCCTGGCCGGTGAAGATCGGCATCGGTGCCGCGGCCCTTGCCGTGTTCCTGATCTACATGCTCGTTGCGGGTGGGCGCGCTCACCGCTTGGGGGAGACCGGCGACCTGGTGGAGTACGAGGCCGGAACGCCGCGTCTGGTCGCCGGCTGA
- a CDS encoding DUF58 domain-containing protein — MFITGRLGIALAVGVIPLVLAGAAGYPAYAVLGGWIALCLVLSAIDVAGAANPRSVTVSRRVPARARIGEPVPVSVALHNHGSRMLHAVIRDAWQPTAGAPTERQRLSVPAGERARLTFGLFPRRRGELVSEFVMIRSRGPLGLAGRQARHDVRGAIRVLPAFASRKHLPSRLARLRELDGNTSIQVRGQGTEFDSLREYVRGDDVRSIDWRATARAGTTMLRTWRPERDRHVVIIIDTGRTAAARVGDGTRVDASLEAALLLAALASRAGDHVHLLMYDRVVRGRVSGIDGAALLPAMTDAMAPVHARLVDTDWHGAFGAVRSLTNRPSLIVVLTAQDAAESARGFLGAFPNASRATTVLVGSVTDDDISTLARRRGSREEIYLAAAAEHAIHDAENVADAIRRAGGEAIAADPEDLPPRIADRYLELKAAGRL; from the coding sequence GTGTTCATCACCGGTCGCCTGGGCATCGCCCTCGCTGTGGGAGTGATCCCGCTCGTCCTCGCAGGCGCGGCGGGATATCCGGCGTACGCGGTGCTCGGCGGCTGGATCGCGCTGTGCCTGGTGCTGTCGGCCATCGATGTCGCAGGCGCCGCGAACCCTCGGTCGGTCACGGTGAGCCGACGAGTGCCTGCACGAGCGCGCATCGGCGAACCGGTTCCGGTGAGCGTCGCCCTGCACAATCACGGCTCCCGGATGCTCCATGCGGTGATCCGCGACGCCTGGCAGCCCACGGCCGGCGCGCCGACGGAACGTCAGCGACTGAGCGTCCCCGCAGGCGAGCGCGCACGCCTGACCTTCGGGCTGTTCCCACGCCGTCGGGGCGAGCTCGTCAGCGAATTCGTGATGATCCGCTCTCGTGGCCCCCTGGGTCTCGCCGGTCGACAGGCTCGGCATGACGTGCGCGGCGCCATCCGGGTCCTCCCCGCCTTCGCCTCGCGCAAGCACCTGCCGTCGAGATTGGCGCGACTCCGCGAGCTCGACGGGAACACGAGCATCCAGGTTCGAGGGCAGGGGACGGAGTTCGATTCGCTGCGCGAGTACGTCCGCGGAGATGACGTGCGGTCCATCGACTGGCGCGCCACCGCGCGAGCGGGGACGACGATGCTTCGCACGTGGCGCCCGGAACGCGACCGTCATGTGGTCATCATCATCGACACCGGACGCACTGCGGCGGCGCGTGTCGGCGACGGCACCCGCGTCGACGCGTCGCTCGAAGCGGCCCTGCTGCTCGCTGCGCTTGCCTCGCGTGCCGGCGATCACGTTCACCTGCTGATGTACGACCGGGTGGTCCGCGGACGCGTGAGCGGGATCGACGGTGCCGCCCTCCTGCCCGCGATGACCGACGCGATGGCGCCCGTGCACGCGCGTCTCGTCGATACCGACTGGCACGGCGCTTTCGGTGCCGTGCGCAGCCTGACCAATCGCCCCTCGCTCATCGTCGTGCTGACGGCACAGGATGCCGCCGAATCGGCCAGAGGGTTCCTCGGGGCGTTCCCGAACGCATCTCGGGCGACGACCGTGCTCGTCGGTTCCGTCACAGATGACGACATCAGTACGCTCGCCCGCCGACGGGGGTCGCGCGAGGAGATCTACCTCGCCGCCGCGGCGGAACACGCCATCCACGACGCGGAGAATGTCGCCGACGCGATCCGACGGGCAGGCGGCGAGGCCATCGCCGCCGACCCGGAGGATCTTCCTCCTCGCATCGCCGACCGCTACCTGGAGCTCAAGGCAGCCGGACGGCTGTGA
- a CDS encoding MoxR family ATPase gives MHRVRTEVDKAVVGQAGTVTGLLVSLLARGHVLLEGVPGVAKTLIVRSFARALGLDTKRVQFTPDLMPGDVTGSLVYDARSGEFDFRAGPVFTHILLADEINRTPPKTQAALLEAMEERQVSADGASRPLPDPFLVAATQNPIEHEGTYSLPEAQLDRFLMKLVVGMPERDAEVAVLRRHAQGFSPRELTGVEPVVSAAEIRAAQEAAGRVEVTDDVLGYVVDLARATRQSPSVELGASPRASTGLLAAAKAWAWLNASTAVTPDHVQTMLVPVWRHRLQLRPDAQMEGVSADAVLTSVVQQTRVPI, from the coding sequence ATGCACAGGGTCCGCACCGAAGTCGACAAGGCGGTCGTCGGCCAGGCGGGTACCGTCACCGGACTTCTCGTGTCCCTTCTCGCCCGCGGTCACGTGCTCCTCGAAGGGGTGCCGGGTGTCGCGAAGACGCTGATCGTGCGTTCGTTCGCCCGGGCGCTGGGCCTGGACACGAAACGCGTGCAGTTCACGCCCGACCTCATGCCCGGCGACGTCACCGGCTCCCTCGTGTACGACGCACGCAGCGGCGAGTTCGATTTCCGTGCAGGGCCCGTCTTCACGCACATCCTGCTCGCGGACGAGATCAACCGCACGCCGCCGAAGACGCAGGCGGCACTGCTCGAGGCGATGGAAGAGCGCCAGGTATCGGCCGACGGGGCAAGCAGACCGCTCCCCGACCCCTTCCTGGTCGCGGCGACCCAGAACCCGATCGAGCATGAAGGCACGTACTCGCTGCCCGAGGCACAGCTCGACCGCTTCCTCATGAAGCTCGTGGTGGGCATGCCGGAACGCGACGCCGAGGTCGCCGTCCTCCGTCGACACGCTCAGGGCTTCTCGCCACGCGAGCTCACCGGGGTCGAACCTGTGGTCAGTGCGGCCGAGATCCGCGCGGCGCAGGAGGCTGCCGGGCGCGTCGAGGTGACCGACGATGTCCTCGGCTACGTCGTCGACCTCGCCAGAGCGACCCGCCAATCGCCCTCCGTGGAGTTGGGTGCGAGCCCCCGCGCCTCGACCGGACTGCTCGCCGCGGCGAAGGCATGGGCTTGGCTCAACGCCTCGACGGCAGTGACTCCCGACCACGTCCAGACCATGCTGGTCCCCGTGTGGCGCCACCGCCTGCAGCTGCGACCGGATGCACAGATGGAGGGAGTATCGGCAGATGCCGTGCTCACTTCGGTCGTGCAGCAGACCAGGGTTCCGATCTAG